Proteins from one Listeria innocua genomic window:
- the eno gene encoding phosphopyruvate hydratase, producing the protein MSIITEVYAREVLDSRGNPTVEVEVYTEAGAFGRALVPSGASTGEYEAVELRDGDKARYLGKGVLKAVENVNDIIADKIIGFDVTDQIGIDKAMIELDGTPNKGKLGANAILGVSLAAARAAADELGVHLYEYLGGVNGKVLPVPMMNILNGGEHADNNVDVQEFMVMPVGAPNFKEALRMGAEILHALKAVLKGKGLNTGVGDEGGFAPNLKSNEEALETIMQAIKDAGYKPGEEVKLAMDAASSEFYNRETGKYELKGEGVTRTSEEMVTWYEEMITKYPIISIEDGLDENDWDGFKLLTERIGDRVQLVGDDLFVTNTTKLKEGIEKGIANSILIKVNQIGTLTETLDAIEMAKRAGYTAVISHRSGETEDSTIADIAVATNAGQIKTGAPTRTDRVAKYNQLLRIEDNLADLAEYHGNDTFYNLKK; encoded by the coding sequence ATGTCTATTATTACTGAAGTTTATGCTCGCGAAGTCTTAGATTCCCGCGGTAACCCAACTGTTGAGGTTGAAGTTTATACTGAAGCTGGCGCGTTTGGTCGCGCATTAGTTCCAAGTGGTGCTTCAACTGGTGAATACGAAGCTGTAGAATTACGCGACGGCGACAAAGCTCGTTACCTTGGAAAAGGTGTTTTAAAAGCTGTTGAAAACGTAAACGACATTATTGCTGACAAAATTATCGGTTTTGACGTAACTGACCAAATCGGAATTGACAAAGCAATGATCGAACTTGATGGTACACCTAACAAAGGTAAATTAGGTGCTAACGCTATTCTTGGTGTTTCTTTAGCTGCTGCTCGTGCTGCTGCTGACGAACTAGGCGTACATTTATATGAATATCTTGGCGGAGTGAACGGTAAAGTTCTTCCAGTTCCAATGATGAACATCCTTAACGGCGGAGAACATGCTGATAACAATGTCGACGTTCAAGAATTTATGGTAATGCCTGTTGGAGCTCCAAACTTTAAAGAAGCTCTACGTATGGGTGCTGAAATCCTACATGCACTTAAAGCTGTTCTTAAAGGTAAAGGCTTAAACACTGGTGTTGGTGATGAAGGTGGATTCGCTCCTAACCTTAAATCCAACGAAGAAGCTCTTGAAACAATCATGCAAGCAATTAAAGATGCTGGTTACAAACCTGGCGAAGAAGTTAAACTTGCGATGGATGCTGCATCAAGTGAGTTCTATAACCGCGAAACTGGTAAATATGAACTTAAAGGTGAAGGCGTAACTCGTACTTCTGAAGAAATGGTAACTTGGTATGAAGAAATGATTACTAAATACCCAATCATCTCTATTGAAGATGGCCTAGACGAAAACGACTGGGACGGATTCAAATTACTTACAGAACGTATTGGTGACCGCGTTCAATTAGTAGGTGACGATCTATTTGTAACTAACACAACTAAACTTAAAGAAGGTATCGAAAAAGGTATCGCTAACTCCATCCTAATCAAAGTTAACCAAATCGGTACTTTGACTGAAACATTGGATGCAATTGAAATGGCTAAACGCGCTGGCTACACTGCAGTTATCTCTCACCGTTCTGGTGAAACAGAAGATTCCACAATCGCTGACATTGCAGTAGCTACAAACGCTGGTCAAATCAAAACTGGTGCGCCTACTCGTACTGACCGTGTTGCAAAATATAACCAATTACTCCGCATCGAAGACAATTTGGCTGATCTTGCTGAATATCATGGTAACGACACTTTCTACAACTTAAAAAAATAA